The following proteins come from a genomic window of Canis lupus dingo isolate Sandy chromosome 20, ASM325472v2, whole genome shotgun sequence:
- the STX10 gene encoding syntaxin-10, with the protein MSLEDPFFVVRGEVQKAVNTARGLYQRWCELLQEDAAVGREELDWTTNELRNGLRSIEWDLEDLEETIGIVEANPGKFKLPAGDLQERKVFVERMREAVQDMKDHMVSPAAIAFMERNNREMLTGKPAPQKSSSDLLDVSMASATSRYIEEQQATQQLIMEQQDQQLEMVSGSIRVLKHMSGRVGEELDEQGIMLDAFVHEMDHTQSRMDGVLRKMAKVSHMTSDRRQWCAIVVLLGVLLLVLILLFSL; encoded by the exons ATGTCTCTCGAAGACCCATTTTTTGTTGTCCGAGG CGAGGTGCAGAAGGCGGTGAACACGGCCCGCGGGCTGTACCAGCGCTGGTGCGAGCTCCTGCAGGAGGACGCGGCGGTCGGACGCGAAGAGCTGGACTGGACGACCAATGAGCTGCGGAATGGCCTTCGCAGCATCGAGTGGGACCTCGAGGACCTGGAGGAGACCATCG GCATAGTGGAAGCCAACCCCGGAAAGTTCAAGCTCCCAGCCGGAGACCTGCAGGAGAGAAAGGTGTTCGTGGAGCGGATGCGGGAGGCAGTCCAG GATATGAAGGACCACATGGTCAGCCCAGCAGCCATAGCCTTCATGGAGAGGAATAATAGAGAG ATGCTCACAGGCAAGCCAGCTCCCCAGAAGTCATCCAGCGACCTGCTGGATGTCAGCATGGCCTCAGCCACCTCTCGTTACATCGAGGAGCAGCAGGCCACACAGCAG CTGATCATGGAGCAACAGGATCAACAGCTGGAAATGGTGTCTGGGAGCATCCGGGTTCTGAAACACATGTCCGGCCGTGTTGGGGAGGAGCTGGATGAGCAGGGCAT CATGCTGGATGCCTTCGTTCACGAGATGGACCACACCCAGTCCCGGATGGATGGGGTCCTCAGGAAGATGGCCAAAGTATCCCACATGACGAGTG ACCGCCGACAGTGGTGTGCCATCGTGGTGCTGCTGGGGGTGCTTCTTCTGGTTCTcatcctgctcttctctctctga
- the NACC1 gene encoding nucleus accumbens-associated protein 1 isoform X1, which translates to MAQTLQMEIPNFGNSILECLNEQRLQGLYCDVSVVVKGHAFKAHRAVLAASSSYFRDLFNSSRSAVVELPAAVQPQSFQRILSFCYTGRLSMNVGDQFLLMYTAGFLQIQEIMEKGTEFFLKVSSPSCDSQGLHAEEAPSSEPQSPVAQTSSWPACGTPLPLVSRVKTEQQESDSVQCTPVAKRLWDSSSSGGGNGSRKMAKFSTPDLAANRPPQQAPVVAAAQPAGVAVAAAAGAGAGQPAGGAAAAAAVAAAGGVVSGPSTSERTSPGTSSAYTSDSPGSYHNEEDEEEDAGEEGTDEQYRQICNMYTMYSMMNVGQTAEKVEALPEQVAPESRNRIRVRQDLASLPAELINQIGNRCHPKLYDEGDPSEKLELVTGTNVYITRAQLMNCHVSAGTRHKVLLRRLLASFFDRNTLANSCGTGIRSSSNNPSRKPLDSRVLHAVKYYCQNFAPNFKESEMNAIAADMCTNARRVVRKSWIPKLKVLMAEGDAYTTFISDTGKIEPDMMGVEHSFETASHDGEAGPSAEALQTDRPPCPCEVPTPSPPWADPPLPGPVSEIAH; encoded by the exons ATGGCCCAGACCCTGCAAATGGAGATCCCGAACTTTGGCAACAGCATCCTGGAGTGTCTGAATGAGCAGCGACTGCAAGGCCTGTACTGTGATGTGTCTGTGGTCGTCAAGGGCCATGCCTTTAAAGCCCACCGGGCTGTGCTTGCTGCCAGCAGCTCCTACTTCCGGGACCTGTTCAACAGCAGCCGGAGTGCAGTGGTGGAGCTGCCGGCCGCTGTGCAGCCCCAGTCCTTCCAGCGGATCCTCAGCTTCTGCTACACGGGCCGGCTGAGCATGAACGTGGGTGACCAGTTCTTGCTCATGTACACGGCCGGCTTCCTGCAGATTCAGGAGATCATGGAGAAGGGCACCGAGTTCTTCCTCAAGGTGAGCTCCCCCAGCTGCGACTCACAGGGCCTGCACGCTGAGGAGGCCCCATCGTCCGAGCCCCAGAGCCCCGTGGCTCAGACGTCAAGCTGGCCAGCCTGTGGCACCCCGCTGCCCCTGGTGTCCCGTGTCAAGACGGAGCAGCAGGAGTCGGACTCCGTGCAGTGCACACCTGTGGCCAAAAGGCTGTGGGACAGCAGCAGCAGTGGCGGTGGCAATGGCAGCCGCAAGATGGCCAAGTTCTCCACACCGGACCTGGCTGCCAACCGGCCGCCCCAACAGGCCCCAGTGGTGGCGGCAGCACAGCCTGCCGGCGTGGCTGTGGCAGCAGCTGCAGGGGCTGGCGCTGGGCAGCCTGCTGGGGGggcggcagcggcagcagcgGTGGCGGCAGCAGGGGGTGTGGTGAGTGGGCCCAGCACGTCAGAGCGGACCAGCCCGGGCACCTCGAGCGCCTATACCAGCGACAGCCCTGGCTCCTACCACAatgaggaggatgaagaggaggacGCAGGCGAGGAGGGCACGGATGAGCAGTACCGGCAGATCTGCAACATGTACACCATGTACAGCATGATGAATGTTGGCCAGACAG CCGAGAAGGTGGAGGCCCTCCCTGAGCAGGTGGCCCCTGAGTCCCGGAATCGCATCCGGGTGCGGCAAGACCTGGCATCTCTCCCGGCTGAGCTCATCAACCAGATTGGCAACCGCTGCCACCCCAAGCTCTACGATGAGGGTGACCCCTCTGAGAAGCTGGAGCTGGTGACAG GCACCAATGTGTACATCACGAGGGCGCAGCTCATGAACTGCCATGTCAGCGCGGGCACGCGGCACAAGGTCCTGCTGCGGCGCCTCCTGGCCTCCTTCTTTGACCG GAACACACTGGCTAACAGCTGTGGCACCGGCATCCGCTCTTCCTCCAACAACCCCAGCCGCAAACCGCTGGACAGTCGCGTCCTTCACGCTGTCAAGT ACTACTGCCAGAACTTTGCTCCCAACTTCAAGGAGAGCGAGATGAACGCCATCGCAGCTGACATGTGCACCAATGCCCGCCGTGTCGTCCGGAAGAGCTGGATCCCCAAGCTCAAGGTGCTCATGGCCGAGGGCGATGCCTACACCACCTTCATCAGCGACACGGGCAAGATCGAGCCGGACATGATGGGCGTGGAGCACAGCTTCGAGACGGCCAGCCACGACGGCGAGGCCGGCCCTTCGGCCGAGGCCCTCCA GACAGACCGCCCGCCCTGTCCGTGTGAAGTGCCAACGCCCTCCCCGCCCTGGGCCGACCCCCCACTCCCCGGGCCCGTAAGTGAGATTGCACATTAA
- the NACC1 gene encoding nucleus accumbens-associated protein 1 isoform X2 codes for MAQTLQMEIPNFGNSILECLNEQRLQGLYCDVSVVVKGHAFKAHRAVLAASSSYFRDLFNSSRSAVVELPAAVQPQSFQRILSFCYTGRLSMNVGDQFLLMYTAGFLQIQEIMEKGTEFFLKVSSPSCDSQGLHAEEAPSSEPQSPVAQTSSWPACGTPLPLVSRVKTEQQESDSVQCTPVAKRLWDSSSSGGGNGSRKMAKFSTPDLAANRPPQQAPVVAAAQPAGVAVAAAAGAGAGQPAGGAAAAAAVAAAGGVVSGPSTSERTSPGTSSAYTSDSPGSYHNEEDEEEDAGEEGTDEQYRQICNMYTMYSMMNVGQTAEKVEALPEQVAPESRNRIRVRQDLASLPAELINQIGNRCHPKLYDEGDPSEKLELVTGTNVYITRAQLMNCHVSAGTRHKVLLRRLLASFFDRNTLANSCGTGIRSSSNNPSRKPLDSRVLHAVKYYCQNFAPNFKESEMNAIAADMCTNARRVVRKSWIPKLKVLMAEGDAYTTFISDTGKIEPDMMGVEHSFETASHDGEAGPSAEALQ; via the exons ATGGCCCAGACCCTGCAAATGGAGATCCCGAACTTTGGCAACAGCATCCTGGAGTGTCTGAATGAGCAGCGACTGCAAGGCCTGTACTGTGATGTGTCTGTGGTCGTCAAGGGCCATGCCTTTAAAGCCCACCGGGCTGTGCTTGCTGCCAGCAGCTCCTACTTCCGGGACCTGTTCAACAGCAGCCGGAGTGCAGTGGTGGAGCTGCCGGCCGCTGTGCAGCCCCAGTCCTTCCAGCGGATCCTCAGCTTCTGCTACACGGGCCGGCTGAGCATGAACGTGGGTGACCAGTTCTTGCTCATGTACACGGCCGGCTTCCTGCAGATTCAGGAGATCATGGAGAAGGGCACCGAGTTCTTCCTCAAGGTGAGCTCCCCCAGCTGCGACTCACAGGGCCTGCACGCTGAGGAGGCCCCATCGTCCGAGCCCCAGAGCCCCGTGGCTCAGACGTCAAGCTGGCCAGCCTGTGGCACCCCGCTGCCCCTGGTGTCCCGTGTCAAGACGGAGCAGCAGGAGTCGGACTCCGTGCAGTGCACACCTGTGGCCAAAAGGCTGTGGGACAGCAGCAGCAGTGGCGGTGGCAATGGCAGCCGCAAGATGGCCAAGTTCTCCACACCGGACCTGGCTGCCAACCGGCCGCCCCAACAGGCCCCAGTGGTGGCGGCAGCACAGCCTGCCGGCGTGGCTGTGGCAGCAGCTGCAGGGGCTGGCGCTGGGCAGCCTGCTGGGGGggcggcagcggcagcagcgGTGGCGGCAGCAGGGGGTGTGGTGAGTGGGCCCAGCACGTCAGAGCGGACCAGCCCGGGCACCTCGAGCGCCTATACCAGCGACAGCCCTGGCTCCTACCACAatgaggaggatgaagaggaggacGCAGGCGAGGAGGGCACGGATGAGCAGTACCGGCAGATCTGCAACATGTACACCATGTACAGCATGATGAATGTTGGCCAGACAG CCGAGAAGGTGGAGGCCCTCCCTGAGCAGGTGGCCCCTGAGTCCCGGAATCGCATCCGGGTGCGGCAAGACCTGGCATCTCTCCCGGCTGAGCTCATCAACCAGATTGGCAACCGCTGCCACCCCAAGCTCTACGATGAGGGTGACCCCTCTGAGAAGCTGGAGCTGGTGACAG GCACCAATGTGTACATCACGAGGGCGCAGCTCATGAACTGCCATGTCAGCGCGGGCACGCGGCACAAGGTCCTGCTGCGGCGCCTCCTGGCCTCCTTCTTTGACCG GAACACACTGGCTAACAGCTGTGGCACCGGCATCCGCTCTTCCTCCAACAACCCCAGCCGCAAACCGCTGGACAGTCGCGTCCTTCACGCTGTCAAGT ACTACTGCCAGAACTTTGCTCCCAACTTCAAGGAGAGCGAGATGAACGCCATCGCAGCTGACATGTGCACCAATGCCCGCCGTGTCGTCCGGAAGAGCTGGATCCCCAAGCTCAAGGTGCTCATGGCCGAGGGCGATGCCTACACCACCTTCATCAGCGACACGGGCAAGATCGAGCCGGACATGATGGGCGTGGAGCACAGCTTCGAGACGGCCAGCCACGACGGCGAGGCCGGCCCTTCGGCCGAGGCCCTCCAGTAA